One stretch of Ipomoea triloba cultivar NCNSP0323 chromosome 8, ASM357664v1 DNA includes these proteins:
- the LOC116028076 gene encoding uncharacterized protein LOC116028076 isoform X2: protein METMIRFPSSLFSLYPSSSSFLKSASFPPSSHFLFQIPSKLTWNIPPIKGLVLNRGKNCFSTLSASLTQNGNAFKAPSFQGSESFFRSVLASMEAIYLNKNPSAKAILELVGSADGDRICYDHFAFRTFGVNGHGIDSMAKFFLDFGYEKREELRFPAKKLKAFWFSPPKLLHSENGTRVSGPLPRIFISELLVDQMSPGAQEIIRKYTNISGNGYGHAALASALDCLTWEKPSFEEFQKLSRESEYAAWTLVNGYALNHVTISTHRLKSNLASIDSFNRFIEENGFKLNSEGGILKVSPDGLLLQSSTVADSAPFQFSDGTTELVPCSYIEFAERLVLPEYKDLPREEIKEFHRRDGFEVGNADKIFESTSRDQLTRKAA, encoded by the exons ATGGAAACCATGATCAGATTCCCTTCTTCTTTGTTTTCCCTgtatccttcttcttcttctttcctcaAATCCGCCAGCTTTCCTCCTTCTTCGCATTTCCTCTTTCAGATTCCCAGTAAACTCACCTGGAATATACCTCCCATTAAGGGTCTTGTTCTAAATAGAGGGAAAAATTGCTTCTCAACCCTCTCTGCTTCCCTAACCCAGAATGGAAATGCCTTCAAAGCTCCTTCTTTTCAG GGAAGTGAATCGTTCTTCAGGAGTGTATTGGCTAGTATGGAAGCAATTTACCTGAACAAAAATCCTTCTGCTAAAGCCATTTTGGAGCTCGTTGGATCTGCGGATGGTGATCGAATTTGCTATGACCATTTTGCTTTCAGAACCTTTGGG GTAAATGGACATGGGATTGATTCCATGGCGAAATTCTTCTTGGACTTTGGTTACGAGAAACGGGAAGAGCTGAGGTTCCCTGCAAAGAAGTTGAAAGCCTTCTGGTTCTCTCCTCCCAAGTTGTTACATTCTGAGAATGGAACTCGTGTTAGTGGGCCCTTGCCGAGAATTTTCATATCAGAACTCCTTGTTGATCAAATGAGTCCAGGAGCTCAG GAAATAATTAGAAAGTATACTAACATATCTGGCAATGGATATGGGCATGCAGCTCTTGCCAGTGCATTGGATTGCCTCACATGGGAAAAGCCCTCTTTTGAAGAATTCCAGAAATTGTCTCG TGAAAGCGAATATGCTGCTTGGACACTTGTTAATGGCTATGCTTTGAATCACGTGACTATATCTACTCATCGCTTGAAATCAAACTTGGCAAGTATTGACAGTTTCAATCGGTTCATTGAGGAGAATGGTTTTAAGCTGAACTCCGAAGGGGGTATTTTGAAAG TGAGCCCTGATGGTCTTCTGTTGCAAAGTTCAACCGTGGCAGATTCTGccccttttcaattttcagaCGGCACAACAGAATTGGTCCCGTGTTCGTACATTGAATTTGCCGAACGTCTTGTCTTGCCTGAGTACAAAGATTTACCCCGGGAAGAG ATAAAGGAATTTCACAGGCGAGATGGGTTCGAGGTTGGAAATGCGGACAAGATATTCGAGAGCACATCGAGGGATCAATTAACCAGGAAGGCTGCGTAA